A stretch of the Capsicum annuum cultivar UCD-10X-F1 chromosome 8, UCD10Xv1.1, whole genome shotgun sequence genome encodes the following:
- the LOC107840255 gene encoding probable E3 ubiquitin ligase SUD1 isoform X1, which produces MEIATAVPAASNDGGGGGISPAERSSSADAINSSSSPSESSSSSTEQVNRKDLNSLASSYDDDEDEEDVCRICRNPGEPDNPLRYPCACSGSIKYVHQDCLLQWLNHSNARQCEVCKHAFSFSPVYAENAPARLPFQEFVVGMAMKACHVLQFFLRLSFVLSVWLLIIPFITFWIWRLAFVRSFGEAHRLFLGHLSTTVILTDCLHGFLLSASIVFIFLGATSLRDYFRHLRELGGQEADREDEGDRNAARAPRRHAAPANRNFVVDGNEEDANGAQGIAGAGQIIRRNAENVAARWEMQAARLEAHVEQMFDGLDDADGAEDVPFDELVGMQGPVFHLVENAFTVLASNMIFLGVVIFVPFSLGRIILYYLSWLLSSASNPVLSTVMPLTETALSLANITLKSAWTAVANLTPTANEEKSLLGQVTEMLKANATGLSEAANNLSTTVSTDLLKGSSVGTSRLSDVTTLAVGYMFVFSLVFFYLGIVALIRYTRGEPLTLGRFYGIASIAETIPSLFRQFVAAMRHLMTMIKVAFLLVIELGVFPLMCGWWLDVCTIRMFGKSITQRVEFFSVSPLASSLVHWVVGIVYMLQISIFVSLLRGVLRNGVLYFLRDPADPNYNPFRDLIDDPVHKHARRVLLSVAVYGSLIVMLVYLPVKLAMRMAPSIFPLDISVSDPFTEIPADMLLFQICIPFAIEHFKLRITIKSLLRYWFTGVGWALSLTDFLLPRPEDNGGQENGIGDQGRQDRFQAPHGIPDRALVGFAPDNRARHATANSNFAEDYDTEEQADPEIIFSRYAFVLRIVLLLVVAWMTLLLFNSALIIVPISLGRALFNSLPLLPITHGIKCNDLYAFVIGSYAIWTAIAGARYSVDQIRTRRVAALINQIWKWCVIVLKSSALLSIWIFIIPVLIGLLFELLVIVPMRVPIDESPVFLLYQDWALGLIFLKIWTRLVMLDHMMPLVDESWRLKFERVRENGFSRLQGFWVLREIVLPIIMKLLTALCVPYVLARGVFPILGYPLLVNSAVYRFAWVGCLGFSLFCFCAKRFHVWFTNLHNSIRDDRYLIGRRLHNFGEEVLQRQNEVELAREVEIPVLNGDVQEVADVGLRHRRGIMQDA; this is translated from the exons ATGGAGATCGCAACGGCGGTGCCGGCGGCGTCGAACGATGGTGGAGGTGGTGGAATTTCTCCGGCGGAACGGTCCTCCTCCGCTGATGCGATCAATTCATCTTCATCGCCGTCTGAATCGTCTTCTTCCTCGACGGAACAGGTGAATCGTAAGGATTTGAATTCTTTGGCTAGCAGTTACGATGACGATGAAGATGAAGAGGATGTTTGTCGGATCTGTCGGAACCCTGGTGAACCCGATAATCCGCTACGGTATCCTTGTGCATGCAGTGGTAGCATTAAGTATGTTCATCAAGATTGTTTACTTCAATGGCTTAATCATAGTAACGCTCGCCAATGCGAG GTATgcaaacatgcattctcattttcACCAGTTTATGCTGAGAACGCTCCAGCTAGGCTCCCTTTTCAAGAGTTTGTGGTTGGGATGGCAATGAAAGCCTGCCATGTCCTGCAATTTTTCCTGCGTCTTAGCTTTGTGCTTTCTGTATGGCTGCTCATAATACCGTTCATTACATTCTGGATATGGCGTTTGGCTTTTGTTAGAAGTTTTGGAGAAGCTCATAGACTATTCTTGGGTCACTTATCCACGACCGTTATTCTTACCGACTGTCTGCATGGGTTTCTACTCTCTGCTAGCATTGTTTTCATCTTTCTTGGGGCAACTTCATTGAGGGATTACTTCAGACATTTGCGCGAACTTGGGGGACAGGAAGCTGACAGGGAAGATGAGGGGGACAGAAATGCAGCCCGTGCTCCAAGAAGACATGCTGCTCCTGCAAACAGAAACTTTGTTGTTGATGGAAATGAGGAAGATGCTAATGGTGCACAGGGAATTGCTGGAGCTGGTCAGATAATCCGGAGAAATGCAGAAAACGTTGCCGCTCGTTGGGAGATGCAGGCAGCACGTCTTGAAGCTCATGTTGAACAGATGTTTGATGGTTTGGATGATGCTGATGGTGCAGAGGATGTACCTTTTGATGAGCTTGTTGGCATGCAGGGTCCTGTTTTTCATCTGGTTGAAAACGCATTTACT GTTCTTGCCAGTAATATGATATTTCTTGGAGTTGTGATCTTTGTCCCCTTTTCATTAGGACGAATTATACTCTATTATTTGTCTTGGCTTTTGTCCTCTGCAAGCAATCCAGTATTATCAACTGTTATGCCACTTACTGAAACAGCACTCTCCTTGGCCAATATTACTTTGAAGAGTGCATGGACTGCTGTTGCGAATTTAACTCCTACTGCTAATGAAGAGAAGAGTTTGCTTGGTCAAGTCACAGAAATGTTAAAAGCAAATGCCACTGGGTTGAGTGAGGCAGCAAACAATCTCAGCACAACAGTGTCCACTGATCTTTTGAaagggtcatctgttggaacatCCAGGCTTTCGGATGTTACAACCCTTGCAGTCGGCTACATGTTTGTATTTTCTCTGGTCTTTTTTTACCTTGGGATTGTTGCTTTAATCCGGTACACAAGGGGAGAGCCTTTGACTCTGGGGAGATTCTATGGCATTGCTTCCATTGCAGAAACCATCCCCTCCCTCTTTAGACAATTTGTAGCAGCTATGAGGCATCTGATGACTATGATTAAGGTTGCTTTCCTCCTTGTTATTGAACTTGGAGTTTTCCCTTTGATGTGCGGCTGGTGGCTGGATGTTTGCACCATTAGAATGTTTGGGAAGTCGATCACTCAAAGAGTGGAGTTCTTTTCAGTATCTCCATTGGCAAGCTCATTAGTTCATTGGGTTGTAGGGATTGTCTACATGCTACAAATAAGTATCTTTGTTAGCCTTCTTCGAGGG GTCCTGCGTAATGGGGTGCTTTACTTCCTTCGAGATCCGGCGGATCCCAACTACAACCCCTTCCGTGATTTGATCGATGATCCTGTACATAAGCATGCTCGTCGAGTTCTTTTGTCAGTTGCAGTCTATGGAAGCTTAATAGTGATGCTCGTGTATCTGCCTGTCAAACTTGCCATGCGAATGGCGCCATCCATTTTCCCACTCGATATCTC TGTATCTGATCCATTTACTGAAATACCTGCCGACATGCTTCTCTTCCAAATCTGTATTCCCTTTGCAATCGAGCACTTTAAGTTGCGTATAACAATCAAGTCCCTGCTCCGCTATTGGTTTACTGGAGTGGGCTGGGCTCTTAGTCTAACTGATTTCTTACTGCCCCGTCCTGAGGATAATGGTGGACAAGAGAATGGAATTGGAGACCAAGGAAGGCAGGACAGGTTTCAAGCCCCGCATGGTATACCAGATCGGGCCTTGGTGGGGTTTGCTCCCGATAACAGAGCTAGGCATGCAACAGCTAATTCCAACTTCGCAGAAGACTACGACACTGAAGAACAGGCGGATCCTGA AATCATCTTTAGCAGGTACGCCTTTGTGCTCCGTATTGTGCTGTTGCTGGTTGTGGCATGGATGACTCTTCTACTTTTTAATTCTGCCCTCATAATTGTACCGATTTCACTTGGACGTGCGCTCTTCAATTCCCTCCCATTGCTTCCAATAACACATGGAATCAAGTGCAATG ATTTATATGCATTTGTAATTGGGAGTTACGCCATTTGGACTGCCATTGCTGGAGCGAGGTACTCAGTTGATCAAATTAGGACTAGGAGGGTTGCAGCTTTGATTAACCAAATATGGAAATGGTGTGTCATTGTTCTGAAGAGTTCTGCACTGTTGTCAATATGG ATCTTTATTATTCCCGTGCTAATTGGACTGCTTTTTGAACTTCTGGTCATTGTGCCCATGCGAGTACCCATTGATGAAAGTCCAGTCTTCCTTCTTTATCAAGATTGGGCTTTAGGACTAATCTTTCTAAAGATCTGGACCAGGCTG GTTATGCTAGATCATATGATGCCACTGGTGGATGAGAGCTGGCGACTGAAATTTGAGAGGGTGAGGGAGAATGGTTTCTCTAGGTTGCAAGGCTTTTGGGTGCTTCGGGAGATAGTCCTTCCTATCATCATGAAGCTGCTTACGGCATTGTGTGTTCCATATGTTTTGGCCAGGGGAGTGTTCCCAATACTTGGTTACCCTTTGCTTGTGAACTCTGCTGTTTACCGATTTGCTTGGGTTGGCTGCCTTGGTTTCAGTCTCTTCTGTTTCTGTGCTAAGCGTTTCCACGTATGGTTCACCAATCTCCACAATTCTATACGCGATGACCGCTATTTGATTGGTCGTAGACTTCATAATTTTGGGGAAGAGGTACTTCAAAGGCAAAATGAAGTAGAGTTGGCCAGAGAGGTGGAGATCCCTGTACTGAATGGGGATGTTCAGGAGGTTGCTGATGTAGGACTAAGACACAGGCGTGGTATAATGCAAGATGCTTGA
- the LOC107840255 gene encoding probable E3 ubiquitin ligase SUD1 isoform X2 gives MEIATAVPAASNDGGGGGISPAERSSSADAINSSSSPSESSSSSTEQVNRKDLNSLASSYDDDEDEEDVCRICRNPGEPDNPLRYPCACSGSIKYVHQDCLLQWLNHSNARQCEVCKHAFSFSPVYAENAPARLPFQEFVVGMAMKACHVLQFFLRLSFVLSVWLLIIPFITFWIWRLAFVRSFGEAHRLFLGHLSTTVILTDCLHGFLLSASIVFIFLGATSLRDYFRHLRELGGQEADREDEGDRNAARAPRRHAAPANRNFVVDGNEEDANGAQGIAGAGQIIRRNAENVAARWEMQAARLEAHVEQMFDGLDDADGAEDVPFDELVGMQGPVFHLVENAFTVLASNMIFLGVVIFVPFSLGRIILYYLSWLLSSASNPVLSTVMPLTETALSLANITLKSAWTAVANLTPTANEEKSLLGQVTEMLKANATGLSEAANNLSTTVSTDLLKGSSVGTSRLSDVTTLAVGYMFVFSLVFFYLGIVALIRYTRGEPLTLGRFYGIASIAETIPSLFRQFVAAMRHLMTMIKVAFLLVIELGVFPLMCGWWLDVCTIRMFGKSITQRVEFFSVSPLASSLVHWVVGIVYMLQISIFVSLLRGVLRNGVLYFLRDPADPNYNPFRDLIDDPVHKHARRVLLSVAVYGSLIVMLVYLPVKLAMRMAPSIFPLDISVSDPFTEIPADMLLFQICIPFAIEHFKLRITIKSLLRYWFTGVGWALSLTDFLLPRPEDNGGQENGIGDQGRQDRFQAPHGIPDRALVGFAPDNRARHATANSNFAEDYDTEEQADPDRYAFVLRIVLLLVVAWMTLLLFNSALIIVPISLGRALFNSLPLLPITHGIKCNDLYAFVIGSYAIWTAIAGARYSVDQIRTRRVAALINQIWKWCVIVLKSSALLSIWIFIIPVLIGLLFELLVIVPMRVPIDESPVFLLYQDWALGLIFLKIWTRLVMLDHMMPLVDESWRLKFERVRENGFSRLQGFWVLREIVLPIIMKLLTALCVPYVLARGVFPILGYPLLVNSAVYRFAWVGCLGFSLFCFCAKRFHVWFTNLHNSIRDDRYLIGRRLHNFGEEVLQRQNEVELAREVEIPVLNGDVQEVADVGLRHRRGIMQDA, from the exons ATGGAGATCGCAACGGCGGTGCCGGCGGCGTCGAACGATGGTGGAGGTGGTGGAATTTCTCCGGCGGAACGGTCCTCCTCCGCTGATGCGATCAATTCATCTTCATCGCCGTCTGAATCGTCTTCTTCCTCGACGGAACAGGTGAATCGTAAGGATTTGAATTCTTTGGCTAGCAGTTACGATGACGATGAAGATGAAGAGGATGTTTGTCGGATCTGTCGGAACCCTGGTGAACCCGATAATCCGCTACGGTATCCTTGTGCATGCAGTGGTAGCATTAAGTATGTTCATCAAGATTGTTTACTTCAATGGCTTAATCATAGTAACGCTCGCCAATGCGAG GTATgcaaacatgcattctcattttcACCAGTTTATGCTGAGAACGCTCCAGCTAGGCTCCCTTTTCAAGAGTTTGTGGTTGGGATGGCAATGAAAGCCTGCCATGTCCTGCAATTTTTCCTGCGTCTTAGCTTTGTGCTTTCTGTATGGCTGCTCATAATACCGTTCATTACATTCTGGATATGGCGTTTGGCTTTTGTTAGAAGTTTTGGAGAAGCTCATAGACTATTCTTGGGTCACTTATCCACGACCGTTATTCTTACCGACTGTCTGCATGGGTTTCTACTCTCTGCTAGCATTGTTTTCATCTTTCTTGGGGCAACTTCATTGAGGGATTACTTCAGACATTTGCGCGAACTTGGGGGACAGGAAGCTGACAGGGAAGATGAGGGGGACAGAAATGCAGCCCGTGCTCCAAGAAGACATGCTGCTCCTGCAAACAGAAACTTTGTTGTTGATGGAAATGAGGAAGATGCTAATGGTGCACAGGGAATTGCTGGAGCTGGTCAGATAATCCGGAGAAATGCAGAAAACGTTGCCGCTCGTTGGGAGATGCAGGCAGCACGTCTTGAAGCTCATGTTGAACAGATGTTTGATGGTTTGGATGATGCTGATGGTGCAGAGGATGTACCTTTTGATGAGCTTGTTGGCATGCAGGGTCCTGTTTTTCATCTGGTTGAAAACGCATTTACT GTTCTTGCCAGTAATATGATATTTCTTGGAGTTGTGATCTTTGTCCCCTTTTCATTAGGACGAATTATACTCTATTATTTGTCTTGGCTTTTGTCCTCTGCAAGCAATCCAGTATTATCAACTGTTATGCCACTTACTGAAACAGCACTCTCCTTGGCCAATATTACTTTGAAGAGTGCATGGACTGCTGTTGCGAATTTAACTCCTACTGCTAATGAAGAGAAGAGTTTGCTTGGTCAAGTCACAGAAATGTTAAAAGCAAATGCCACTGGGTTGAGTGAGGCAGCAAACAATCTCAGCACAACAGTGTCCACTGATCTTTTGAaagggtcatctgttggaacatCCAGGCTTTCGGATGTTACAACCCTTGCAGTCGGCTACATGTTTGTATTTTCTCTGGTCTTTTTTTACCTTGGGATTGTTGCTTTAATCCGGTACACAAGGGGAGAGCCTTTGACTCTGGGGAGATTCTATGGCATTGCTTCCATTGCAGAAACCATCCCCTCCCTCTTTAGACAATTTGTAGCAGCTATGAGGCATCTGATGACTATGATTAAGGTTGCTTTCCTCCTTGTTATTGAACTTGGAGTTTTCCCTTTGATGTGCGGCTGGTGGCTGGATGTTTGCACCATTAGAATGTTTGGGAAGTCGATCACTCAAAGAGTGGAGTTCTTTTCAGTATCTCCATTGGCAAGCTCATTAGTTCATTGGGTTGTAGGGATTGTCTACATGCTACAAATAAGTATCTTTGTTAGCCTTCTTCGAGGG GTCCTGCGTAATGGGGTGCTTTACTTCCTTCGAGATCCGGCGGATCCCAACTACAACCCCTTCCGTGATTTGATCGATGATCCTGTACATAAGCATGCTCGTCGAGTTCTTTTGTCAGTTGCAGTCTATGGAAGCTTAATAGTGATGCTCGTGTATCTGCCTGTCAAACTTGCCATGCGAATGGCGCCATCCATTTTCCCACTCGATATCTC TGTATCTGATCCATTTACTGAAATACCTGCCGACATGCTTCTCTTCCAAATCTGTATTCCCTTTGCAATCGAGCACTTTAAGTTGCGTATAACAATCAAGTCCCTGCTCCGCTATTGGTTTACTGGAGTGGGCTGGGCTCTTAGTCTAACTGATTTCTTACTGCCCCGTCCTGAGGATAATGGTGGACAAGAGAATGGAATTGGAGACCAAGGAAGGCAGGACAGGTTTCAAGCCCCGCATGGTATACCAGATCGGGCCTTGGTGGGGTTTGCTCCCGATAACAGAGCTAGGCATGCAACAGCTAATTCCAACTTCGCAGAAGACTACGACACTGAAGAACAGGCGGATCCTGA CAGGTACGCCTTTGTGCTCCGTATTGTGCTGTTGCTGGTTGTGGCATGGATGACTCTTCTACTTTTTAATTCTGCCCTCATAATTGTACCGATTTCACTTGGACGTGCGCTCTTCAATTCCCTCCCATTGCTTCCAATAACACATGGAATCAAGTGCAATG ATTTATATGCATTTGTAATTGGGAGTTACGCCATTTGGACTGCCATTGCTGGAGCGAGGTACTCAGTTGATCAAATTAGGACTAGGAGGGTTGCAGCTTTGATTAACCAAATATGGAAATGGTGTGTCATTGTTCTGAAGAGTTCTGCACTGTTGTCAATATGG ATCTTTATTATTCCCGTGCTAATTGGACTGCTTTTTGAACTTCTGGTCATTGTGCCCATGCGAGTACCCATTGATGAAAGTCCAGTCTTCCTTCTTTATCAAGATTGGGCTTTAGGACTAATCTTTCTAAAGATCTGGACCAGGCTG GTTATGCTAGATCATATGATGCCACTGGTGGATGAGAGCTGGCGACTGAAATTTGAGAGGGTGAGGGAGAATGGTTTCTCTAGGTTGCAAGGCTTTTGGGTGCTTCGGGAGATAGTCCTTCCTATCATCATGAAGCTGCTTACGGCATTGTGTGTTCCATATGTTTTGGCCAGGGGAGTGTTCCCAATACTTGGTTACCCTTTGCTTGTGAACTCTGCTGTTTACCGATTTGCTTGGGTTGGCTGCCTTGGTTTCAGTCTCTTCTGTTTCTGTGCTAAGCGTTTCCACGTATGGTTCACCAATCTCCACAATTCTATACGCGATGACCGCTATTTGATTGGTCGTAGACTTCATAATTTTGGGGAAGAGGTACTTCAAAGGCAAAATGAAGTAGAGTTGGCCAGAGAGGTGGAGATCCCTGTACTGAATGGGGATGTTCAGGAGGTTGCTGATGTAGGACTAAGACACAGGCGTGGTATAATGCAAGATGCTTGA
- the LOC107840255 gene encoding probable E3 ubiquitin ligase SUD1 isoform X3: MEIATAVPAASNDGGGGGISPAERSSSADAINSSSSPSESSSSSTEQVNRKDLNSLASSYDDDEDEEDVCRICRNPGEPDNPLRYPCACSGSIKYVHQDCLLQWLNHSNARQCEVCKHAFSFSPVYAENAPARLPFQEFVVGMAMKACHVLQFFLRLSFVLSVWLLIIPFITFWIWRLAFVRSFGEAHRLFLGHLSTTVILTDCLHGFLLSASIVFIFLGATSLRDYFRHLRELGGQEADREDEGDRNAARAPRRHAAPANRNFVVDGNEEDANGAQGIAGAGQIIRRNAENVAARWEMQAARLEAHVEQMFDGLDDADGAEDVPFDELVGMQGPVFHLVENAFTVLASNMIFLGVVIFVPFSLGRIILYYLSWLLSSASNPVLSTVMPLTETALSLANITLKSAWTAVANLTPTANEEKSLLGQVTEMLKANATGLSEAANNLSTTVSTDLLKGSSVGTSRLSDVTTLAVGYMFVFSLVFFYLGIVALIRYTRGEPLTLGRFYGIASIAETIPSLFRQFVAAMRHLMTMIKVAFLLVIELGVFPLMCGWWLDVCTIRMFGKSITQRVEFFSVSPLASSLVHWVVGIVYMLQISIFVSLLRGVLRNGVLYFLRDPADPNYNPFRDLIDDPVHKHARRVLLSVAVYGSLIVMLVYLPVKLAMRMAPSIFPLDISVSDPFTEIPADMLLFQICIPFAIEHFKLRITIKSLLRYWFTGVGWALSLTDFLLPRPEDNGGQENGIGDQGRQDRFQAPHGIPDRALVGFAPDNRARHATANSNFAEDYDTEEQADPEYAFVLRIVLLLVVAWMTLLLFNSALIIVPISLGRALFNSLPLLPITHGIKCNDLYAFVIGSYAIWTAIAGARYSVDQIRTRRVAALINQIWKWCVIVLKSSALLSIWIFIIPVLIGLLFELLVIVPMRVPIDESPVFLLYQDWALGLIFLKIWTRLVMLDHMMPLVDESWRLKFERVRENGFSRLQGFWVLREIVLPIIMKLLTALCVPYVLARGVFPILGYPLLVNSAVYRFAWVGCLGFSLFCFCAKRFHVWFTNLHNSIRDDRYLIGRRLHNFGEEVLQRQNEVELAREVEIPVLNGDVQEVADVGLRHRRGIMQDA; this comes from the exons ATGGAGATCGCAACGGCGGTGCCGGCGGCGTCGAACGATGGTGGAGGTGGTGGAATTTCTCCGGCGGAACGGTCCTCCTCCGCTGATGCGATCAATTCATCTTCATCGCCGTCTGAATCGTCTTCTTCCTCGACGGAACAGGTGAATCGTAAGGATTTGAATTCTTTGGCTAGCAGTTACGATGACGATGAAGATGAAGAGGATGTTTGTCGGATCTGTCGGAACCCTGGTGAACCCGATAATCCGCTACGGTATCCTTGTGCATGCAGTGGTAGCATTAAGTATGTTCATCAAGATTGTTTACTTCAATGGCTTAATCATAGTAACGCTCGCCAATGCGAG GTATgcaaacatgcattctcattttcACCAGTTTATGCTGAGAACGCTCCAGCTAGGCTCCCTTTTCAAGAGTTTGTGGTTGGGATGGCAATGAAAGCCTGCCATGTCCTGCAATTTTTCCTGCGTCTTAGCTTTGTGCTTTCTGTATGGCTGCTCATAATACCGTTCATTACATTCTGGATATGGCGTTTGGCTTTTGTTAGAAGTTTTGGAGAAGCTCATAGACTATTCTTGGGTCACTTATCCACGACCGTTATTCTTACCGACTGTCTGCATGGGTTTCTACTCTCTGCTAGCATTGTTTTCATCTTTCTTGGGGCAACTTCATTGAGGGATTACTTCAGACATTTGCGCGAACTTGGGGGACAGGAAGCTGACAGGGAAGATGAGGGGGACAGAAATGCAGCCCGTGCTCCAAGAAGACATGCTGCTCCTGCAAACAGAAACTTTGTTGTTGATGGAAATGAGGAAGATGCTAATGGTGCACAGGGAATTGCTGGAGCTGGTCAGATAATCCGGAGAAATGCAGAAAACGTTGCCGCTCGTTGGGAGATGCAGGCAGCACGTCTTGAAGCTCATGTTGAACAGATGTTTGATGGTTTGGATGATGCTGATGGTGCAGAGGATGTACCTTTTGATGAGCTTGTTGGCATGCAGGGTCCTGTTTTTCATCTGGTTGAAAACGCATTTACT GTTCTTGCCAGTAATATGATATTTCTTGGAGTTGTGATCTTTGTCCCCTTTTCATTAGGACGAATTATACTCTATTATTTGTCTTGGCTTTTGTCCTCTGCAAGCAATCCAGTATTATCAACTGTTATGCCACTTACTGAAACAGCACTCTCCTTGGCCAATATTACTTTGAAGAGTGCATGGACTGCTGTTGCGAATTTAACTCCTACTGCTAATGAAGAGAAGAGTTTGCTTGGTCAAGTCACAGAAATGTTAAAAGCAAATGCCACTGGGTTGAGTGAGGCAGCAAACAATCTCAGCACAACAGTGTCCACTGATCTTTTGAaagggtcatctgttggaacatCCAGGCTTTCGGATGTTACAACCCTTGCAGTCGGCTACATGTTTGTATTTTCTCTGGTCTTTTTTTACCTTGGGATTGTTGCTTTAATCCGGTACACAAGGGGAGAGCCTTTGACTCTGGGGAGATTCTATGGCATTGCTTCCATTGCAGAAACCATCCCCTCCCTCTTTAGACAATTTGTAGCAGCTATGAGGCATCTGATGACTATGATTAAGGTTGCTTTCCTCCTTGTTATTGAACTTGGAGTTTTCCCTTTGATGTGCGGCTGGTGGCTGGATGTTTGCACCATTAGAATGTTTGGGAAGTCGATCACTCAAAGAGTGGAGTTCTTTTCAGTATCTCCATTGGCAAGCTCATTAGTTCATTGGGTTGTAGGGATTGTCTACATGCTACAAATAAGTATCTTTGTTAGCCTTCTTCGAGGG GTCCTGCGTAATGGGGTGCTTTACTTCCTTCGAGATCCGGCGGATCCCAACTACAACCCCTTCCGTGATTTGATCGATGATCCTGTACATAAGCATGCTCGTCGAGTTCTTTTGTCAGTTGCAGTCTATGGAAGCTTAATAGTGATGCTCGTGTATCTGCCTGTCAAACTTGCCATGCGAATGGCGCCATCCATTTTCCCACTCGATATCTC TGTATCTGATCCATTTACTGAAATACCTGCCGACATGCTTCTCTTCCAAATCTGTATTCCCTTTGCAATCGAGCACTTTAAGTTGCGTATAACAATCAAGTCCCTGCTCCGCTATTGGTTTACTGGAGTGGGCTGGGCTCTTAGTCTAACTGATTTCTTACTGCCCCGTCCTGAGGATAATGGTGGACAAGAGAATGGAATTGGAGACCAAGGAAGGCAGGACAGGTTTCAAGCCCCGCATGGTATACCAGATCGGGCCTTGGTGGGGTTTGCTCCCGATAACAGAGCTAGGCATGCAACAGCTAATTCCAACTTCGCAGAAGACTACGACACTGAAGAACAGGCGGATCCTGA GTACGCCTTTGTGCTCCGTATTGTGCTGTTGCTGGTTGTGGCATGGATGACTCTTCTACTTTTTAATTCTGCCCTCATAATTGTACCGATTTCACTTGGACGTGCGCTCTTCAATTCCCTCCCATTGCTTCCAATAACACATGGAATCAAGTGCAATG ATTTATATGCATTTGTAATTGGGAGTTACGCCATTTGGACTGCCATTGCTGGAGCGAGGTACTCAGTTGATCAAATTAGGACTAGGAGGGTTGCAGCTTTGATTAACCAAATATGGAAATGGTGTGTCATTGTTCTGAAGAGTTCTGCACTGTTGTCAATATGG ATCTTTATTATTCCCGTGCTAATTGGACTGCTTTTTGAACTTCTGGTCATTGTGCCCATGCGAGTACCCATTGATGAAAGTCCAGTCTTCCTTCTTTATCAAGATTGGGCTTTAGGACTAATCTTTCTAAAGATCTGGACCAGGCTG GTTATGCTAGATCATATGATGCCACTGGTGGATGAGAGCTGGCGACTGAAATTTGAGAGGGTGAGGGAGAATGGTTTCTCTAGGTTGCAAGGCTTTTGGGTGCTTCGGGAGATAGTCCTTCCTATCATCATGAAGCTGCTTACGGCATTGTGTGTTCCATATGTTTTGGCCAGGGGAGTGTTCCCAATACTTGGTTACCCTTTGCTTGTGAACTCTGCTGTTTACCGATTTGCTTGGGTTGGCTGCCTTGGTTTCAGTCTCTTCTGTTTCTGTGCTAAGCGTTTCCACGTATGGTTCACCAATCTCCACAATTCTATACGCGATGACCGCTATTTGATTGGTCGTAGACTTCATAATTTTGGGGAAGAGGTACTTCAAAGGCAAAATGAAGTAGAGTTGGCCAGAGAGGTGGAGATCCCTGTACTGAATGGGGATGTTCAGGAGGTTGCTGATGTAGGACTAAGACACAGGCGTGGTATAATGCAAGATGCTTGA